One window from the genome of Salvelinus fontinalis isolate EN_2023a chromosome 3, ASM2944872v1, whole genome shotgun sequence encodes:
- the cnbpb gene encoding CCHC-type zinc finger, nucleic acid binding protein b, translating to MSSNECFGCGHTGHWIKNCPNAGRGRGKGRGRGKDLFCYRCGEPGHVARDCERTEDACYNCGRGGHISRDCKEPKKEREQVCYNCGKAGHVARDCDHANEQKCYSCGGFGHIQKGCDKVKCYRCGEIGHVAVQCSKASEVNCYNCGKSGHLAKECTIEATT from the exons ATGAGTAGTAATGAGTGTTTTGGATGCGGACATACTGGCCACTGGATCAAGAACTGTCCGAATGCCGGGCGGGGACGAGGCAAGGGCCGCGGGAGGGGGAAAG ATCTGTTCTGCTATCGCTGTGGAGAGCCTGGTCACGTCGCCAGGGACTGTGAGAGGACTGAGGATG CGTGCTATAACTGTGGTCGTGGAGGACACATCTCCAGAGACTGTAAGGAGCccaagaaggagagggaacaG GTCTGTTATAACTGTGGCAAGGCTGGTCATGTGGCCCGGGACTGTGACCATGCCAACGAGCAGAAGTGCTACTCCTGTGGAGGCTTCGGACACATCCAGAAGGGCTGTGACAAGGTCAAGTGTTACAG GTGTGGTGAGATCGGCCATGTTGCCGTCCAGTGCAGCAAGGCCAGCGAAGTCAACTGCTACAACTGTGGAAAGTCTGGTCACCTGGCTAAAGAATGCACCATCGAGGCCACGACCTAG